The Chrysoperla carnea chromosome X, inChrCarn1.1, whole genome shotgun sequence genome includes a region encoding these proteins:
- the LOC123303072 gene encoding proline-rich receptor-like protein kinase PERK2 codes for MFTIWYTAFAWNEYRDTIIRRLQQYRGIAPTNTQTTAPNVPETPKVPETKSTGPPPVTPTPKPITTPPVPSKPQPIPQTPPTRPIKQLSPSPPPPPKKKPSPFGFEKKFSSESSESDSSPSPNLRGKNDAFNMKKSSPKFKNSDVVDFLSKEIDASFPQPNPPKQKSPPKKVDAKLSTHMQSVEVFK; via the exons ggATACAATTATCAGACGCTTACAACAATATCGAGGTATTGCACCAACGAATACTCAAACGACTGCACCAAACGTGCCAGAAACACCAAAAGTACCAGAAACTAAATCAACTGGTCCACCCCCAGTAACACCCACACCTAAACCAATTACGACACCTCCGGTACCTTCAAAACCACAACCAATCCCACAAACACCTCCTACACGTCCCATAAAACAGTTATCACCGTCTCCACCTCCTCCACCCAAAAAGAAACCGTCTCCATTTggttttgaaaagaaatttagtTCAGAATCGTCAGAAAGTGATTCAAGTCCTAGTCCTAATTTACGGGGTAAAAATGAtgcatttaatatgaaaaaatcttCCCCTAAGTTTAAGAATTCAGATGTCGTTGATTTTCTATCGAAAGAAATTGACGCATCGTTTCCACAACCAAATCCACCTAAACAGAAAAGTCCGCCTaaaaaagttgatgcaaaaTTGAG TACACATATGCAAAGTGTTGAGGTATTTAAATGA